In Synechococcus sp. CB0101, a genomic segment contains:
- a CDS encoding AbrB family transcriptional regulator: protein MLTGADLLAKVKELGDVSKSDIVRACGYVSTKKDGSERLNFTAFYEALLNAKGVDFGGGSAKVGKGGRKLSFTTKVQFNGNLMVGKAYTALLDLKPGDEFEIKLGRKQIRLAPLGAPDEEE from the coding sequence ATGCTCACAGGAGCAGATCTTCTCGCCAAGGTCAAAGAGCTTGGCGATGTGAGCAAGTCCGACATCGTGCGGGCTTGCGGCTACGTGTCCACGAAGAAGGACGGCTCCGAGCGTCTCAACTTCACCGCCTTCTACGAAGCGCTGCTCAACGCCAAGGGCGTGGATTTTGGTGGTGGCTCCGCCAAGGTGGGCAAAGGCGGCCGCAAGCTCAGCTTCACCACCAAGGTGCAGTTCAACGGCAACCTGATGGTGGGCAAGGCCTATACCGCCCTGCTCGATCTCAAGCCCGGCGACGAATTTGAGATCAAGCTCGGCCGCAAACAGATTCGCCTGGCACCCCTGGGTGCTCCTGACGAAGAAGAGTGA
- a CDS encoding FAD-binding domain-containing protein encodes MACTVVWFRRDLRLSDHAALSEACNQGAVLPVFVLDRDLLFHPETAVARVAFMLNNLQALDADLRQRGGRLLIRCGDPAEQLLQVVQLSGADGVIAHTDSERLVGRVRDARVSRTLAAHRIPLRWVEPAGACGELMAYSGWSRQWHQAMASPALPAPERVVVPPPSSALPDTPVPSLEALGLRPDAKPIPPGGTAAALKRLEQFCEGSASRSYYWELSYPSAKVTTGLSPYLKFGVISPRQCLQRLAWLLPRGGEGGRRDPRSRSAVQLASRLRWGCAIHQRFRYLPQLELIALWSPLDTHCELSAQQEELYAAWREGRTGFPIVDAAARCLQAEGGWLELNFRSRAIYASFLSNLCGIDWRFGALHYMRHLIDGDCPIDHYQWAMQAGVTYHGTKAWTRIYHPGQVAVDRCDPHGLFIRRWLPELRGLTNDQLGTPPAMADYPAPVLDYETSRRLRLEALEQQRLQIGAVQSAMARLPSHLHPFGYQRIAGCEVGWADLWAAQPPSALQPSAVDLDRLEPAGWRALMSWFSGSSRTNGTSRSRSNTSGSRSSGRSGSRSRRAQTSPGQLSLDLGISLEP; translated from the coding sequence ATGGCGTGCACGGTGGTGTGGTTTCGGCGTGACCTGCGCCTCAGCGACCACGCAGCCCTCAGTGAAGCTTGCAACCAGGGAGCGGTCCTGCCGGTTTTCGTGCTGGATCGCGATCTGTTGTTTCACCCGGAAACAGCCGTGGCCCGCGTGGCCTTCATGCTCAACAATCTGCAGGCACTTGATGCAGATCTGCGGCAGCGGGGCGGTCGCCTGCTGATCCGTTGTGGCGATCCGGCTGAACAACTGCTGCAGGTGGTGCAGCTCAGCGGCGCCGATGGCGTGATCGCCCACACCGACAGCGAACGCTTGGTGGGCCGCGTGCGCGATGCCCGCGTCAGCCGCACCCTGGCCGCCCACCGCATTCCACTGCGCTGGGTGGAACCGGCCGGCGCCTGCGGCGAGCTGATGGCCTACAGCGGCTGGAGCCGCCAGTGGCACCAGGCCATGGCCAGCCCGGCCCTGCCAGCACCGGAGCGTGTGGTGGTGCCGCCCCCCTCCAGCGCCCTGCCGGACACACCGGTGCCCAGCCTGGAAGCGTTGGGCCTGAGGCCGGATGCCAAGCCCATCCCCCCGGGCGGCACTGCCGCAGCCCTCAAGCGGCTCGAGCAGTTTTGCGAAGGCTCGGCGTCACGCAGCTACTACTGGGAGCTCAGCTACCCCTCGGCGAAGGTCACCACCGGGCTGAGCCCCTACCTGAAATTCGGGGTGATTTCACCGCGCCAGTGCCTGCAGCGTTTGGCCTGGCTCCTGCCCCGCGGCGGCGAGGGCGGCCGCCGCGATCCCCGCAGCCGCAGCGCCGTGCAACTCGCCAGCCGCCTGCGCTGGGGCTGCGCCATCCACCAACGCTTTCGCTACCTGCCCCAGCTGGAATTGATCGCGTTGTGGAGCCCCCTCGACACCCACTGCGAGCTCAGCGCCCAACAGGAGGAGCTCTACGCCGCCTGGCGCGAGGGCCGCACGGGCTTTCCGATCGTGGATGCCGCCGCCCGCTGCCTGCAGGCCGAAGGGGGCTGGCTCGAACTCAACTTCCGCAGCCGGGCGATCTACGCCAGCTTTCTCTCCAACCTCTGTGGCATCGATTGGCGCTTCGGGGCCTTGCATTACATGCGTCATCTGATTGATGGCGATTGCCCCATCGATCACTACCAATGGGCGATGCAGGCGGGGGTGACGTACCACGGCACCAAAGCCTGGACCCGCATCTACCACCCGGGCCAGGTGGCGGTGGATCGCTGCGATCCCCATGGGCTGTTCATCCGGCGCTGGCTGCCGGAACTGCGGGGCCTCACCAACGACCAACTGGGTACCCCGCCCGCCATGGCCGACTACCCCGCTCCGGTGCTCGATTACGAAACATCCCGCAGACTGCGGCTGGAGGCGTTGGAGCAGCAACGTCTCCAAATTGGAGCCGTTCAATCCGCAATGGCTCGCCTTCCGAGCCATCTCCATCCCTTCGGCTACCAGCGCATCGCCGGCTGCGAAGTGGGCTGGGCAGATCTGTGGGCAGCCCAGCCCCCATCAGCCCTGCAACCCAGCGCCGTGGATCTCGATCGGCTCGAGCCAGCCGGCTGGAGAGCCCTGATGAGCTGGTTCAGCGGCAGCAGCCGCACCAATGGCACCAGTCGAAGCCGCAGCAACACCAGCGGCAGCCGCAGCTCGGGCCGGAGCGGAAGCCGCAGCCGCCGCGCCCAAACCAGCCCGGGGCAACTCAGCCTCGATCTCGGAATTTCCCTCGAGCCCTAA
- a CDS encoding MBL fold metallo-hydrolase — protein sequence MYATYFGANGWLLELGGLRVLVDPWLTGALRFPPGAWFFEGQLPESQPVPAELDLLLLTQGLDDHAHPDTLQLLPRSLPVVGSVSAAAKVRGLGFETVTALRPGEQCRHGELQITATAGAPVPQVENGYLLEHPRGSLYLEPHGYLPADLPARPLDAVITPVVDLGLPVAGAFVRGQAVLPELLERFQPRTVLASTAGGDVAFSGLLTRLLWMKGSPAEAAAAMPAGSQLIDPQVGERYALAAA from the coding sequence ATGTACGCCACCTATTTCGGTGCCAACGGTTGGTTGCTGGAGCTGGGTGGCCTGCGGGTGCTGGTGGATCCCTGGCTGACCGGCGCGCTGCGCTTTCCGCCCGGGGCCTGGTTTTTTGAAGGGCAGCTGCCTGAGAGCCAGCCGGTGCCGGCGGAGCTGGACCTGCTGCTGCTCACCCAGGGGCTCGACGACCACGCCCATCCCGACACCCTGCAGCTCCTGCCGCGCTCCCTGCCGGTGGTGGGCTCAGTGTCGGCGGCGGCGAAGGTGCGCGGTCTCGGCTTTGAAACGGTCACAGCCTTGCGCCCTGGTGAACAGTGTCGCCATGGCGAGCTGCAGATCACAGCCACGGCCGGCGCGCCGGTGCCTCAGGTGGAGAACGGCTACCTGCTGGAGCATCCCCGGGGATCGCTTTATCTCGAGCCCCACGGCTACCTCCCCGCCGATCTGCCGGCCCGGCCTCTCGATGCGGTGATCACCCCGGTGGTGGACCTAGGGCTGCCGGTGGCGGGGGCCTTTGTGCGCGGCCAGGCGGTGCTGCCTGAGCTGCTGGAGCGGTTCCAGCCCCGCACGGTGCTGGCCAGCACGGCAGGCGGCGATGTGGCCTTCAGCGGTTTGCTCACCCGGCTGTTGTGGATGAAGGGCAGCCCGGCTGAGGCCGCGGCGGCGATGCCGGCTGGCAGCCAGTTGATCGATCCGCAGGTGGGTGAGCGCTACGCGCTGGCAGCGGCCTGA
- a CDS encoding NAD(P)/FAD-dependent oxidoreductase, translated as MLRLNELKLPLDHEPEAIGAALCRRLKLTPEALRSEPVVVKRSVDARRKSQIQLAYSLEFELDPALEQRLLKRFSRDPHLQPAPDTTYQLVAQAPADADLPRPVVVGAGPCGYFCALLLAQMGLKPLLLERGKPVKERSADTFGFWQGKRPFNPESNAQFGEGGAGTFSDGKLYSQVRDPRHLGRKVLEELVAAGANPEILVLHRPHIGTFKLATVVRGLRAQIRALGGEIRFESRVDRLELNPNDHAVRGVTLADGSFIPARQVVMAVGHSARDSFAMLHAQGVTMERKPFSVGFRIEHPQPLIDAARWGSCAGHPQLGAAEYKLVHHASNGRCVYSFCMCPGGLVVGATSEAGRVVTNGMSQHSRNERNANSGIVVNIEPADVEPYGSGPNDPLAGVAFQRHWESRAYALGGETFAAPGQRLGDFLSGRSSNSTGSVQPSYAPGVTLTDLSSALPDYAIEALREALPAFNSKIEGYAMDDAMLTGVETRTSSPIRVPRDERMQSINTPGLYPAGEGAGFAGGILSAAIDGIRVAEAVGLTLLRQEHPGVPGESVCGRA; from the coding sequence ATGCTGCGGCTCAACGAACTGAAGCTGCCGCTCGACCACGAGCCCGAGGCGATCGGCGCCGCCCTCTGCCGCCGGCTGAAGCTCACACCCGAAGCGCTCCGCAGCGAACCCGTGGTGGTGAAACGCAGCGTGGATGCCCGCCGGAAAAGCCAGATCCAGCTGGCCTACAGCCTTGAGTTTGAGCTGGATCCCGCCCTGGAGCAGCGGCTGCTCAAGCGCTTCTCGCGCGACCCGCACCTGCAGCCCGCTCCCGACACCACCTATCAGCTGGTGGCCCAGGCGCCGGCAGATGCGGATCTGCCGCGGCCGGTGGTGGTGGGGGCAGGCCCCTGCGGTTATTTCTGCGCCCTGCTGCTGGCCCAGATGGGCTTAAAGCCGCTGCTGCTGGAACGGGGCAAACCGGTGAAGGAACGCAGCGCCGACACCTTCGGTTTCTGGCAGGGCAAACGCCCCTTCAACCCCGAATCCAATGCCCAGTTCGGGGAAGGGGGAGCCGGCACCTTCTCCGACGGCAAGCTCTACAGCCAGGTGCGCGACCCGCGCCATCTGGGCCGCAAGGTGCTCGAGGAGCTGGTGGCCGCCGGCGCCAACCCGGAAATCCTGGTGCTGCACCGCCCCCACATCGGCACCTTCAAGCTGGCCACGGTGGTGCGGGGCCTCAGGGCCCAGATCCGAGCATTGGGCGGTGAGATCCGCTTCGAAAGCCGGGTGGATCGGCTCGAGCTCAACCCGAACGATCACGCCGTGCGGGGCGTCACCCTCGCCGATGGCAGCTTCATCCCCGCCCGGCAGGTGGTGATGGCGGTGGGGCACAGCGCCCGCGACAGCTTCGCCATGCTCCACGCCCAGGGCGTGACGATGGAACGCAAACCCTTCTCGGTGGGCTTCCGCATCGAGCATCCCCAGCCCCTGATCGATGCAGCCCGCTGGGGCAGCTGTGCCGGCCACCCTCAGTTGGGCGCAGCCGAATACAAGCTCGTGCACCACGCCAGCAACGGCCGCTGCGTGTACAGCTTCTGCATGTGCCCCGGCGGGTTGGTGGTGGGCGCTACCTCTGAAGCAGGGCGGGTAGTAACCAACGGCATGAGCCAGCACTCGCGCAACGAGCGCAATGCCAACAGCGGCATCGTGGTGAACATTGAGCCCGCCGATGTGGAGCCCTACGGCAGCGGCCCAAACGACCCACTCGCGGGGGTGGCCTTCCAACGGCACTGGGAATCGCGGGCCTATGCCCTGGGGGGCGAAACCTTCGCGGCACCGGGCCAACGCCTGGGCGATTTTCTGTCAGGCCGCAGCAGCAACAGCACCGGCAGCGTGCAGCCCTCCTATGCACCGGGCGTGACGCTCACCGATTTGAGCAGTGCCCTGCCGGACTATGCGATCGAAGCGCTGCGGGAAGCCCTACCGGCGTTCAACAGCAAGATCGAGGGCTACGCCATGGACGACGCCATGCTCACGGGCGTGGAGACCCGAACCTCCTCACCGATTCGGGTGCCGCGGGATGAGCGGATGCAGAGCATCAACACCCCGGGGCTGTACCCGGCGGGAGAGGGGGCCGGCTTCGCCGGCGGAATCCTCTCAGCCGCGATCGATGGCATCCGCGTGGCGGAAGCCGTTGGCCTCACTCTTCTTCGTCAGGAGCACCCAGGGGTGCCAGGCGAATCTGTTTGCGGCCGAGCTTGA